CCCGGTCAGGAACTAAATAATGCTCTGTATCTGCAGCAAAAAGGAGCTGCCCGCATTGCTCGCACAACGGAGGAACTGATTCAACATTGTCTGGATCTGATCTCCACTCCCTCTCTTGCTAAGGAAATGAAGCAGGCGATTGAGTTACTTCGCAAACCTCATCCCGCAGACCAGATTGCCGAGGATATTTTACAGCAGCTTGTGGATAAAAGAACCTCCGTCCGGACAAATTAACGAAGAATAACCAGACGGAGGGGATACCAATGGAACACAAAGGAAAGGATTTACTCCCACTAACGGGTGAAAAGGTAGAAGTGGATGGTATTTATGTGGATGAGGATGGACATGAGCAGCATTTGCACAGAGGCCAGCACTTTCCCGCTGATGTTGTTTTGGGTACTTCTGAGTGGAAAATGACCGAATATGCCTTTGATAACCATCACGAAGGACGTACCGATGAACGACTTATCCCCAAAGAGGATGACAAGAATAAAATGGGTAAAATCACACACCCGCGCCGTCATTTAAAAACTGGTGACCGATAATTACGGAAGTATATCCACAGTTACTAATAATATGTTGATAGTTTGTGGACAAACTGTGCGCAAACTATGAATTATTGTAATATTGTCTACAGTTTGTGCACAAGTTGTGTATAAACCACGTTGTTTTTGTGGATAAACACTATTATTCGGTGGATAAAGTGCGTACAACATGGGCAAAACATGTGTATAACCGTTTAAAAGGCTGAACGAATCTTTTTCGTTCAGCCTTTTTCGTATTTTTATACACATTCTCTAATTCGCAAATAGCACATGGAGAAGTGTAAAATGGAAATGGGGACAAACAGAGTCACAAGAGGAATTACCGAAATGAAAAAAGCGGAGTAAGCATGGACGTGATGAAAGCGGAACAGGAATGCAGGAACGCGAATATAGAAGCATCTAGCGAAACTCGTTGACCAAAATTTGGAGTAGAGGTGATCCGAATGGCATCTATTAAAATCCTTTCTCTTAATGTCGGCATGCCCAAGCAGATCCGGTTTAATCAGAAGGACGTTTCTACGGGGATATTCAAGTCGGCCACAGATGAATATCTGTATTTATCTTATCTAAACTTCGAAGGGGATGGGCAGGGCGATCTAGTTCATCACGGAGGGCACGAGAAAGCTGTATGCGTCTATCCCTACGAGCACTACCCCTTCTGGGAAAATGAATTGCGGAGGCCGCTCGATTACGGCGCATTCGGTGAAAATTTAACGATAAAGGGTTTGCTAGAATCCGACGTTTGCATTGGAGACGTCTTTAAGCTTGGCAAAGCTATCGTTCAAGTTAGCCAGCCGAGACAGCCTTGCTACAAGTTGTCCCTCAAGTACGGCGTACCCGACATGCCCCTGAAGGTACAGCAAACAGGCTACACGGGATTCTACTTCCGCGTTCTGGAAGAGGGAGTTGTCTCTAAAGCCGACGGACTATCCCTCCTTCATCGCCATCCGAAAGCAATTACGGTTTCATTTGCCAATCGAATTATGCATCAAGAGAAGGATCATATCGAGGGTATTAAACAAATTCTCGAAGTGGAAGAATTGTCCGTAAACTGGAGAAATACGTTTCTAAAACGTTTGGCGGGAACAGAAACGGATTCTCGGGAAAGACTATCAGGCAATTCGTAAGGAAGTAGTTCAATGAGTTAGTATGTTTTGTGTAGAGTGAACTTTTTTACCGAGATCGGGCATATCCTTCAATCCTGTCCTCATAGCTTGTATAGTACGGAGACTTAGCTTGAATCATTTATAAAGGAGGATATGCCTGACATGTCAGTCTATAAGTCTTCCACAGGACTGGATGAAAATATAGCAGCTGTCCTGTGCTATTTGTTCGCATTTATTGGAGCGCTGGCCTTTGTCATGCTGGAAAAGAAAAGCCGATTCGTATTATTTCACGCACTGCAATCCATACTTCTTTTTGTAGCCCTCATGATCGGGCATGTGCTAGTCGGATTCATTCCGCTACTCGGTCCTTTGCTCGCTTCCCTGCTAACGCTGGCAAGCCTTGCCATGTGGATTATCTTGTTAATTCGTGCGGGACAAGGAAAGTGGCTCAAGCTTCCCTGGATAGGCGATCTAGCTCTTCATCAAGCCCGGCAGTTATAAAACAGAAAAAAACCTTGATCCTAAACAAGGATTCAAGGTTTTTCCGTTTGGGCAGCTCATTCTTTTACGCTTACTTCTTCTGTCCTTATATGAATGTGTCTCAGCTTATCTGGATTAACCATTAAATAAAAATTCTGAATATGCTCCCCGTTCGGTGCCAGTCTGAGACACAAGGTTTCTCTCACTTCACCGTCTTTCAGAAATGCCAGCTGAACCTCACCATTGATGACCGTGTGGACCACATCTCTTTCTCGTAAAACGGTTAATACCCGACGAGAGGTCAACAGGGCGAGAACGCCTTTGCGTACAACCATCGGTCTCATCACCGTATGCACATTACCTCCACCATCTGACACGAATACAGGTTGTTCAGCCAGTAGTTCCAGCATAGCAGTCACATCGTAGGCGAGAAAAGCAGTTGTAAAACGTTCCAGCAGTTTTACCCGGGAAGAGTTATTTATATTAGGACTGATTGGAGCTTCAGGAGCAGATTCTCCGGAAGATAGAATACGGCGGGAGCGACTGAACAACTGACGACAGTTGCTCTCGGACTTGCCCAGTAATTCCGCAATATCTTTATAATCATATTGAAAAGCTTCTCTCAGCACAAAAACAGCCCGCTCTATCGGCTTTAGTTGCTCCAGCAGAACCAGAAATGCGTAAGATATCATATCTTTGCGTTCTAACCAATCGGCAGGAAGATCCGCGCTCTCACCCAGCGGCTCCGGCAGCCACTGTCCTACATACGTCTCTCTTTGCTTGCGCGCAGAATTCAGCAGATTCAAGCACCGATTCATCGTCATTTTGGCTACATAGGCTTTGGGGTTCTGTATGTCATTCAGGGGCTTATGCTCCAGCTCGACAAAGCAGTCTTGAACAACATCCTCGGCATCCGTCACCGTTCCAAGCATGCGATAAGCAATGGCAAAAGAATATTTGCGATATTTCTGATACAGCTCCTCCAGACTTACATCCACCGATTCTTGTTCAATTCCGTATTCTTTGCCAGACAAAACATAGCCCCCATTCATTAAAGACTGCCTGGATACATTCCGGTCGCTATGGCAATCCGGTTCCAGCTGTTGATCACATTAATTGCGGTAATCAAATCTACGTACTCTTCCTCTGTAAAATGTTCTCTGACCCGATTATACAAGTCTGTAGGTACCCCTTGCTCTGAGATATGAGTGACCGCTTCGGCTAATTCAAGCATAGCACGTTCTTTTTCTGTGAACAAAGGAACCTCCCGCCATAAAGCAAGCTGCAAAATGTGGTCAGCATAATCCCCTAGTTTTAGCAAATCCTTTGCATGCATATCAAGACA
This window of the Paenibacillus polymyxa genome carries:
- a CDS encoding MOSC domain-containing protein; translated protein: MASIKILSLNVGMPKQIRFNQKDVSTGIFKSATDEYLYLSYLNFEGDGQGDLVHHGGHEKAVCVYPYEHYPFWENELRRPLDYGAFGENLTIKGLLESDVCIGDVFKLGKAIVQVSQPRQPCYKLSLKYGVPDMPLKVQQTGYTGFYFRVLEEGVVSKADGLSLLHRHPKAITVSFANRIMHQEKDHIEGIKQILEVEELSVNWRNTFLKRLAGTETDSRERLSGNS
- a CDS encoding carboxymuconolactone decarboxylase family protein, giving the protein MSLRFNHRAVSPSTFKAMMEMEKYISGRFTDKVLYELLKIRVSQINGCSYCLDMHAKDLLKLGDYADHILQLALWREVPLFTEKERAMLELAEAVTHISEQGVPTDLYNRVREHFTEEEYVDLITAINVINSWNRIAIATGMYPGSL
- a CDS encoding DUF4870 domain-containing protein: MSVYKSSTGLDENIAAVLCYLFAFIGALAFVMLEKKSRFVLFHALQSILLFVALMIGHVLVGFIPLLGPLLASLLTLASLAMWIILLIRAGQGKWLKLPWIGDLALHQARQL
- a CDS encoding sigma-70 family RNA polymerase sigma factor, which codes for MSGKEYGIEQESVDVSLEELYQKYRKYSFAIAYRMLGTVTDAEDVVQDCFVELEHKPLNDIQNPKAYVAKMTMNRCLNLLNSARKQRETYVGQWLPEPLGESADLPADWLERKDMISYAFLVLLEQLKPIERAVFVLREAFQYDYKDIAELLGKSESNCRQLFSRSRRILSSGESAPEAPISPNINNSSRVKLLERFTTAFLAYDVTAMLELLAEQPVFVSDGGGNVHTVMRPMVVRKGVLALLTSRRVLTVLRERDVVHTVINGEVQLAFLKDGEVRETLCLRLAPNGEHIQNFYLMVNPDKLRHIHIRTEEVSVKE